The following proteins are encoded in a genomic region of Arachis ipaensis cultivar K30076 chromosome B02, Araip1.1, whole genome shotgun sequence:
- the LOC107627532 gene encoding uncharacterized protein LOC107627532: MHAELWGIVRGLQIAVANNISSLVVESDSIAAVNFIKKGHNSSHPCAPLLDDIVVLASRVPHISWSHCLREANFAADNLAKKGHDLPFGLHLFDVAPPDTAMMIMRDLSGSPILRGSS, encoded by the coding sequence ATGCACGCTGAGCTATGGGGCATTGTTCGCGGTCTACAAATTGCTGTGGCCAACAATATTAGTTCCTTAGTTGTTGAGTCTGATTCTATTGCTGCTGTTAACTTCATTAAGAAAGGACATAATTCATCCCACCCATGTGCCCCGCTTCTTGACGACATTGTTGTCCTTGCCAGCCGTGTGCCACATATCTCTTGGTCTCACTGTCTTCGAGAAGCAAATTTTGCTGCCGACAATCTTGCCAAGAAGGGCCATGATCTTCCCTTTGGCCTTCATCTATTTGACGTTGCTCCCCCAGATACAGCTATGATGATTATGCGTGACTTGTCTGGTTCTCCAATTTTAAGGGGTTCTAGTTAG
- the LOC107627531 gene encoding uncharacterized protein LOC107627531 produces MNIISWNCRGAGGKTFPTLIRDIRREYNANFIILLETHISGSRGAAVRDKIGFDSSFIVEANGHSGGIWCLWDSGSWKVDILEYNQQIVHLRLTGNNAATWLLSAVYGSPQRPNRRSLWIFLRSLVANINLSWCILGDFNALLHDYERQGGTRSANSGAFSDFQSCVSDCGLVDLGYMGWLFTWRRGDLVERLDRGLCNLDWQLAFREASLKHLPNFKSDHTAICLQLSTEASYNRHRRPFRFVAAWISHPDFHRMVENSWNVQDSWSDGIISFKNSLKNWNYDVFGDIFKRKITLLKRLNGITSSLSQGSNQFLEKLQIDLWKEYKNVLNQEELLWYQKSRCKWIEFGDRNTKFFHGSTMIKRRKNKVTSLLDSNGSLITDNNALENMAFSFYADLYNDSFPDHPFVLNNAFPQLNAEDLYSVGRNISELDINEAIFHIGSFKALCRMVSRLSSTKASGIVLVLTCAL; encoded by the coding sequence ATGAATATTATAAGTTGGAATTGTAGAGGTGCTGGAGGGAAAACTTTTCCTACTCTTATTAGAGATATTAGAAGAGAGTATAATGCAAACTTCATTATTCTTCTTGAAACTCATATAAGTGGTTCGCGTGGGGCTGCTGTTCGTGACAAAATTGGATTTGATAGTTCCTTTATTGTGGAAGCTAATGGTCATTCGGGAGGAATTTGGTGCCTATGGGACTCGGGTTCTTGGAAAGTTGATATTTTAGAATATAATCAGCAAATTGTTCATCTTAGGCTTACCGGTAATAATGCTGCTACCTGGCTCCTCTCTGCTGTTTATGGCAGCCCACAACGCCCAAATAGAAGATCCCTTTGGATTTTCCTCCGTTCCCTGGTAGCCAATATCAATCTTTCTTGGTGCATCTTAGGAGATTTTAATGCTCTTCTTCATGATTATGAAAGACAAGGGGGTACTCGTAGTGCTAATTCTGGAGCTTTCTCAGACTTTCAAAGTTGCGTTTCTGATTGTGGATTGGTGGATTTAGGTTATATGGGCTGGCTTTTCACTTGGAGAAGGGGTGATTTAGTCGAGAGATTGGATCGTGGTCTGTGTAACCTTGACTGGCAGCTGGCCTTCCGCGAAGCTAGCCTTAAGCATTTACCGAATTTCAAGTCTGATCACACGGCCATCTGCCTCCAACTCTCTACTGAAGCCTCTTACAATAGACACAGAAGACCTTTCCGTTTTGTTGCTGCTTGGATTTCTCACCCTGATTTTCACAGAATGGTTGAGAATTCTTGGAATGTGCAGGATTCTTGGTCTGATGGTATAATAAGCTTCAAAAATTCTCTAAAAAATTGGAATTATGATGTTTTTGGAgatattttcaaaagaaaaataactcttctcaaacgACTGAATGGTATAACTTCAAGCCTTTCTCAGGGCAGTAATCAATTTCTTGAGAAGCTCCAAATTGATCTCTGGAAGGAATATAAAAATGTGCTCAATCAGGAGGAACTTCTCTGGTACCAGAAATCCAGGTGTAAATGGATTGAATTCGGCGATCGCAACACAAAGTTCTTTCATGGGTCAACTATGATTAAACGTCGAAAAAACAAGGTGACATCTCTCCTTGACTCTAATGGTAGCCTTATAACTGATAATAACGCTCTAGAAaatatggctttttctttttatgCTGATCTATATAATGATTCTTTTCCCGATCACCCCTTTGTCCTTAATAATGCTTTTCCTCAGCTTAATGCAGAGGATTTGTATAGTGTTGGCAGGAACATTTCTGAGTTGGATATTAATGAAGCTATTTTTCATATTGGGAGCTTTAAGGCTCTGTGTAGGATGGTCTCCAGGCTATCTTCTACCAAAGCCAGTGGGATCGTGTTGGTCCTGACATGTGCTCTTTAG